Proteins from a genomic interval of Candidatus Edwardsbacteria bacterium RifOxyA12_full_54_48:
- a CDS encoding two-component system response regulator, with the protein MSRKVLVVDDAIFMRTMISDILKKGEFEVCGEGATGAEAVDQYQKLKPDLVIMDIIMPDMGGIEAVKAIMQIDPNARILMCSAMGQQALVVEAIQAGARDFVVKPFQPSRVLEAAQRALK; encoded by the coding sequence ATGAGTCGCAAGGTATTAGTGGTGGACGATGCCATCTTCATGAGGACCATGATCTCGGACATCCTGAAAAAGGGAGAGTTCGAGGTCTGCGGCGAAGGCGCCACCGGCGCCGAGGCGGTGGATCAATACCAGAAGCTGAAGCCAGACCTGGTGATCATGGATATCATCATGCCCGACATGGGCGGCATCGAGGCGGTCAAGGCCATCATGCAGATAGATCCCAACGCCCGGATCCTGATGTGCAGCGCCATGGGCCAGCAGGCTTTGGTGGTGGAAGCCATCCAGGCCGGGGCCAGGGATTTCGTGGTCAAACCCTTCCAGCCCTCGCGGGTACTGGAAGCGGCCCAGCGGGCGCTGAAATAA